From the Flavobacterium galactosidilyticum genome, one window contains:
- a CDS encoding DUF6660 family protein, translating into MRWIITILTFYLMVLFSLPCSDGSNQCEDTIPKIETVQSHDHNKDSDDNCGPFCYCDCCSISITTYHFKPFEIKQPKPTLVVKKITLRDFTLISFYSGSIWHPPKFTV; encoded by the coding sequence ATGAGATGGATAATCACAATATTGACTTTTTACCTGATGGTACTTTTTTCATTGCCTTGTAGCGATGGAAGTAATCAGTGTGAAGATACCATTCCTAAAATTGAAACCGTTCAATCTCACGACCACAACAAAGATAGCGATGACAATTGCGGTCCTTTTTGTTATTGCGATTGTTGTAGTATAAGTATTACTACTTACCATTTCAAACCTTTTGAAATCAAGCAACCTAAACCCACTCTTGTTGTTAAAAAAATTACACTTCGTGATTTTACTTTAATTTCCTTCTACTCAGGAAGTATTTGGCATCCTCCCAAATTTACTGTTTAA
- a CDS encoding CusA/CzcA family heavy metal efflux RND transporter, whose translation MLDNIIKFSIQNKLVIGIMTLLLIIWGVWSATKLPIDAVPDITNNQVQIITVCPTLAGQEVEQLVTFPIEQSIANIPDIEETRSISRFGLSVITVVFKDKVDIYFARQLINEKLKEAEENIPKGIGKPELAPVSTGLGEVYQYIIHPKKGSEKKYNAKDLRTMQDWIVARQLYGTPGIAEVNSFGGELKQYEVAVNPNRLKAMGVSVTDIFTALEKNNQNTGGAYIDKKPNAYFIRGIGLVTSLDDVKNISVKNDGGSIPIFIKDVADVRFGSAVRYGAMTYNGEVDAVGGVVMMLKGENSNEVVNRIKEKLPIIQKSLPEDVIIEPYLDRTDLVDRAMSTVEKNLIEGALIVIFVLVLFLGNFRAGLIVASAIPLAMLFALALMNVFGVSANLMSLGAIDFGLIVDGAVIIVEATLHHLGLRKSTQRLTQQEMDNEVFTSASKIRNSAAFGEIIILIVYIPILTLVGVEGKMFRPMAQTVGFAIFGALILSLTYIPMMCALFLSKKPMLKETISDKMMNWLQKMYQPLLEKAIKIKYWLVGITVGIFVFSLFLFSRMGGEFIPQLQEGDFAFHCILPQGSSLSQSIETSMQASRIIKEFDEVKMVVGKTGAAEVPTDPMPPEATDMMILLKPQSEWKSGRSYDELGDAINEKLEAIPGVFFEKNQPIQMRFNELMTGIRQDVAVKIFGENLDTLALNADKVSKIIQTVEGATSPQVERVSGLPQINIEYDRTRLANYGITVEDVNNVVSTAFAGKSAGVVYENERRFELVVRLDSVYRNSIEDVNNLMIPTSTGNQIPLSQVATIDYKLGPAQISREAGKRRIVIGFNVAGRDVQSVVEEIQQKLNTQVKLPPGYYFTYGGQFENLQEASNRLMIAVPVSLLLIFVLLYFTFRSFKQAGLIFTAIPMSAIGGILALLLRGMPFSISAGIGFIALFGVAVLNGIVLIGTFNQLEKEGVKDVFKRVIEGTKIRLRPVLMTATVASLGFLPMALSSSAGAEVQKPLATVVIGGLITATFLTLFVLPLLYIIFNSKIKLKRKPQVKPIVTIIVLLLSTVGFTANAQTKSLTNVDDAINIALQNNQTLKASDLEIDASKALKKTAGELPKLGFNAQLGQYSSTKFDQSFQVSQTIPFPSLFGAKKQLINAEIKGKELQKNLSVLELKNQVRTYYYQILYLQHNQKQLQQLDSLYNDFIKIAQLRYKTGDTKKVDISTAEAKKGEINLLLKQNGVFLSNAVANLKTLMNTKDDFAIAENGNFQPLQISNLLGDEAVANHPAIQSLYQDAVIAEQTKKVERSQGLPDFTIGYVNQSLIGFQNVNGAEKFFNGGNRFSSVNIGIAIPITYGATKARIKSLDYRKQAAEANAQQQQKTLATQMQNALQQYQQDIQQFNYFEKEALPNAKEIVSAAQLGYRTGEISYVEYLFALQTATDIQLNYLKSIQQVNQSVINIYSFINQ comes from the coding sequence GTGTTAGATAACATTATAAAATTTAGTATTCAGAACAAGCTTGTCATTGGTATAATGACCTTGTTACTCATCATTTGGGGAGTGTGGAGTGCCACAAAACTACCCATTGATGCCGTACCCGATATTACTAATAATCAGGTGCAAATAATTACGGTTTGCCCTACGTTGGCAGGGCAAGAAGTAGAACAATTAGTAACCTTCCCTATTGAACAAAGCATTGCCAATATTCCAGATATAGAAGAAACAAGGAGTATTTCAAGATTTGGCTTATCGGTAATTACAGTAGTATTTAAAGATAAAGTAGACATTTATTTTGCCCGTCAGCTTATCAATGAAAAACTAAAAGAAGCAGAGGAAAATATACCTAAAGGTATTGGCAAGCCAGAACTTGCACCAGTAAGTACCGGATTGGGAGAAGTCTATCAATACATCATCCATCCGAAAAAAGGCAGTGAAAAAAAATACAATGCAAAAGACCTACGCACAATGCAGGATTGGATTGTAGCAAGACAATTATATGGAACTCCCGGAATTGCCGAAGTAAATAGTTTTGGTGGCGAACTGAAACAATATGAAGTAGCAGTAAATCCCAATCGCTTAAAAGCTATGGGGGTAAGTGTTACCGACATTTTTACCGCATTAGAAAAAAACAATCAAAATACTGGTGGTGCATATATCGACAAAAAACCAAACGCTTATTTCATCCGAGGTATCGGTTTGGTAACTTCATTGGATGATGTAAAAAATATCAGTGTAAAAAATGATGGCGGCAGTATTCCCATTTTTATAAAAGACGTAGCAGATGTACGTTTCGGAAGTGCTGTAAGATACGGAGCAATGACCTACAACGGCGAAGTAGATGCAGTTGGCGGTGTGGTAATGATGTTGAAAGGCGAGAACAGCAATGAGGTGGTAAATCGCATCAAAGAAAAATTACCTATTATTCAAAAATCCTTACCCGAAGATGTAATTATTGAACCCTATTTAGACCGTACAGATTTGGTTGACAGAGCTATGAGTACCGTTGAAAAGAACCTGATAGAAGGCGCACTGATTGTCATTTTTGTATTGGTGCTTTTCTTAGGAAATTTTAGGGCAGGATTGATTGTAGCATCCGCTATTCCTTTGGCGATGTTGTTTGCATTGGCTTTAATGAATGTGTTTGGCGTAAGTGCCAATTTAATGAGTTTGGGAGCAATAGATTTTGGATTAATTGTAGATGGTGCGGTAATTATTGTAGAAGCTACATTGCATCATTTAGGTTTAAGGAAATCTACACAAAGGCTCACACAGCAAGAAATGGATAATGAAGTATTTACCTCAGCTTCCAAAATTCGTAATAGTGCAGCCTTTGGTGAAATCATTATCCTTATAGTTTATATTCCTATTCTTACATTGGTAGGTGTAGAAGGTAAAATGTTCCGTCCTATGGCACAAACAGTAGGTTTTGCAATATTCGGAGCATTGATATTATCTTTAACATATATCCCGATGATGTGCGCTTTGTTCTTATCTAAAAAGCCGATGCTCAAAGAAACCATTTCGGATAAAATGATGAATTGGTTGCAAAAAATGTATCAACCATTATTAGAAAAAGCCATCAAAATAAAATATTGGCTAGTAGGAATTACCGTTGGTATATTTGTTTTTAGTCTTTTCTTATTTAGCAGAATGGGTGGCGAATTTATACCACAATTACAGGAAGGAGATTTTGCCTTCCATTGTATTTTACCACAAGGCAGTTCATTGAGCCAGAGTATAGAAACCTCTATGCAAGCTTCAAGAATTATTAAAGAATTTGATGAAGTAAAAATGGTAGTAGGTAAAACTGGAGCGGCAGAAGTGCCAACGGATCCAATGCCACCCGAAGCTACTGATATGATGATATTGCTAAAGCCTCAAAGCGAATGGAAAAGTGGCAGAAGTTATGATGAATTGGGAGATGCTATCAATGAAAAATTAGAAGCAATACCTGGTGTGTTCTTTGAAAAAAATCAGCCAATACAAATGCGTTTTAATGAGTTGATGACAGGTATTAGGCAAGATGTAGCAGTAAAAATATTTGGAGAAAATTTAGATACGCTTGCCTTGAATGCTGATAAGGTTAGTAAAATTATACAAACAGTAGAAGGTGCTACATCTCCACAAGTAGAACGTGTGAGTGGTTTACCGCAAATAAATATAGAATACGACCGTACACGTTTAGCCAATTATGGGATAACGGTAGAAGATGTAAACAATGTAGTAAGCACTGCATTTGCAGGAAAAAGTGCTGGTGTAGTATATGAAAACGAAAGAAGATTTGAACTGGTAGTTCGGTTGGATAGTGTTTACCGTAACAGTATCGAAGATGTAAACAATTTGATGATACCAACTTCAACTGGTAATCAAATTCCGCTTTCGCAAGTAGCAACTATTGATTACAAATTAGGACCGGCACAGATAAGCCGTGAAGCAGGAAAACGTAGAATTGTAATCGGGTTCAACGTTGCAGGCAGGGATGTACAAAGTGTGGTAGAAGAAATTCAGCAAAAATTAAATACACAGGTAAAATTACCACCGGGCTACTATTTCACGTATGGCGGTCAATTTGAAAACTTGCAGGAAGCCAGTAACCGATTAATGATAGCCGTTCCGGTTTCTTTGTTATTGATTTTTGTATTGCTCTATTTCACGTTCCGTTCCTTTAAACAGGCAGGCTTAATATTTACAGCTATCCCAATGAGTGCGATCGGTGGTATATTGGCTTTATTACTTCGTGGTATGCCGTTCAGCATCAGTGCAGGAATTGGATTTATTGCTTTGTTTGGTGTAGCAGTTCTCAACGGAATTGTATTGATAGGTACTTTCAACCAATTGGAAAAAGAAGGCGTAAAAGACGTATTTAAACGAGTAATAGAAGGAACTAAAATCCGATTGCGACCAGTATTGATGACGGCAACAGTTGCCAGTTTAGGATTTTTACCAATGGCATTGAGTAGTAGTGCAGGTGCTGAAGTTCAAAAACCTTTAGCAACGGTGGTTATCGGTGGTTTAATTACCGCAACTTTCCTTACCCTATTTGTACTGCCATTACTCTATATCATTTTCAATTCAAAAATTAAATTAAAAAGAAAGCCACAAGTGAAACCCATTGTAACCATCATTGTATTGCTTTTATCAACGGTAGGCTTTACAGCAAATGCACAGACAAAAAGTTTAACTAACGTTGACGATGCGATAAATATTGCACTTCAAAATAATCAAACCTTAAAAGCTTCAGATTTAGAAATTGATGCCAGCAAAGCTTTGAAAAAAACTGCTGGAGAATTACCAAAACTTGGTTTTAATGCACAATTAGGGCAATATAGCAGTACCAAATTCGACCAGTCTTTTCAGGTGTCACAAACCATTCCGTTTCCATCATTATTCGGAGCAAAAAAACAATTGATTAATGCTGAAATAAAAGGCAAAGAATTGCAGAAAAACCTTTCGGTATTGGAGCTGAAAAATCAGGTGCGTACTTATTATTATCAAATTTTGTATTTGCAACACAATCAAAAACAATTGCAACAATTGGATAGTTTGTACAATGATTTTATCAAAATTGCACAACTTCGATACAAAACTGGCGACACCAAAAAAGTGGACATCAGCACAGCGGAAGCCAAGAAAGGCGAAATCAATTTATTGCTGAAACAAAACGGAGTATTCCTAAGCAATGCAGTTGCCAATCTAAAAACATTGATGAACACAAAAGACGATTTTGCCATTGCAGAAAACGGCAATTTTCAGCCTTTGCAAATTTCTAATTTGTTGGGTGATGAAGCTGTAGCCAATCATCCTGCCATTCAATCTTTGTATCAAGATGCCGTTATTGCAGAGCAAACAAAAAAGGTAGAACGTTCGCAAGGCTTACCCGATTTTACCATTGGTTATGTCAATCAGTCTTTAATTGGTTTTCAAAATGTAAACGGAGCAGAGAAATTTTTTAATGGTGGAAACCGATTTAGTTCTGTAAACATTGGTATTGCTATTCCCATCACTTATGGTGCTACCAAAGCCAGAATAAAATCTTTAGATTACAGAAAACAAGCAGCCGAAGCCAATGCACAGCAACAGCAAAAAACATTGGCTACGCAAATGCAAAATGCCTTGCAACAATATCAGCAAGACATACAGCAATTCAATTATTTTGAGAAAGAAGCATTGCCAAATGCCAAGGAAATTGTATCAGCAGCACAATTGGGTTACAGAACAGGCGAAATCAGTTATGTAGAATATCTTTTTGCGCTGCAAACTGCCACCGATATTCAGTTGAATTACTTGAAAAGTATTCAGCAGGTAAACCAATCCGTAATCAATATTTATTCATTCATTAATCAATAA
- a CDS encoding efflux RND transporter periplasmic adaptor subunit: MKFNINKITSITAIIVLIFTFSACKNDKQKEGQATEAKATEKAEAPHEEETPTIATLTEEQIKTVGIQLGVIEQKELTATIRANGLLKVPNNNKANATSLYGGVIKTLNVQIGDYVKKGQVIATIANPQFIQLQEEYLSTASRITFAEQELARQKELNEGNAGAKKNLQSATAELNSLRTRRASLQQQIQLMGINPGSVSNGNLKSALVVTSPLNGTVSNVFAKIGSYVDVSSPVIEIVDNSSLHLDLNVFEKDLPMLKVGQTIHFRITNNAVEDYNAKIFAIGSSFENESKTIAAHAVVQGNKTGLIDGMNVTAIVSLNNVTTSAVPNDAIVNADGKYYIFVQTNKKAEEHHEEGEEEGGHKEEEEKDHKEDKTSKNFEKVEVFKGVSDMGYTAVSFVNEIPADAKIVVKGAFFVNAKLSNTGGHGH; encoded by the coding sequence ATGAAATTCAATATAAATAAAATCACGTCTATCACAGCGATAATTGTTTTAATATTTACTTTTTCCGCGTGTAAAAACGATAAACAAAAAGAGGGTCAGGCTACAGAAGCAAAAGCAACCGAAAAAGCTGAAGCTCCTCACGAAGAAGAAACGCCAACCATTGCCACACTTACCGAAGAACAAATAAAAACGGTAGGCATACAATTAGGCGTAATAGAGCAAAAAGAATTAACGGCAACCATCCGAGCAAATGGTTTGCTGAAAGTTCCCAATAACAACAAAGCCAACGCAACTTCTTTGTATGGTGGTGTAATAAAAACACTGAACGTACAAATTGGAGATTATGTAAAAAAAGGACAAGTAATAGCCACTATTGCCAATCCGCAGTTTATACAATTGCAGGAAGAATATTTGAGTACTGCAAGCAGAATAACTTTTGCAGAACAAGAGTTAGCAAGACAAAAAGAATTGAACGAAGGCAATGCAGGTGCTAAGAAAAATCTACAAAGTGCCACAGCCGAACTCAATAGTTTACGTACCAGAAGAGCTTCCTTACAACAACAGATACAATTAATGGGCATCAATCCAGGTTCTGTTTCAAATGGTAATCTAAAATCAGCATTGGTTGTAACCAGTCCTTTGAATGGTACGGTTAGTAACGTTTTCGCTAAAATAGGAAGCTATGTAGATGTTTCTTCACCTGTTATAGAAATTGTAGATAACAGTTCCTTGCATTTGGATTTGAATGTTTTTGAAAAAGATTTGCCGATGCTCAAAGTAGGGCAAACTATTCATTTTAGAATAACCAACAATGCAGTAGAAGACTATAATGCTAAAATATTTGCAATAGGCTCATCTTTTGAAAACGAAAGCAAAACAATTGCCGCTCACGCCGTGGTACAAGGCAATAAAACAGGACTTATAGACGGAATGAATGTTACTGCCATTGTAAGTCTTAATAATGTAACAACTTCGGCTGTACCGAATGATGCCATTGTAAATGCCGATGGAAAATACTATATTTTTGTACAAACCAATAAAAAAGCAGAAGAACATCACGAAGAAGGCGAAGAAGAAGGCGGTCATAAAGAGGAAGAAGAAAAAGACCATAAGGAAGATAAAACCAGCAAGAATTTTGAAAAAGTGGAAGTGTTTAAAGGCGTATCTGATATGGGTTATACCGCAGTATCTTTTGTAAATGAAATTCCTGCCGATGCAAAAATTGTGGTAAAAGGAGCATTCTTTGTAAACGCAAAACTGAGCAATACAGGTGGGCACGGACATTAA
- a CDS encoding methyltransferase family protein: MIWLKFYLPLYLVLYMTVAFVLPSYRTYKQTGINPITFGKTDNAHDYIGFVMKILIALLFIAVFIYSFSDKAYQYLVPISYLMKEVFLIIGLILIHLSLFWISVAQYQMSNSWRIGIDENYKTELITKGLFSYSRNPIFLGMIISVAGIFFILPNALTFFLMLATYIVIQIQIRLEEEFLEKQHGEQYLIYKQTTKRLL; encoded by the coding sequence ATGATTTGGTTAAAATTTTATTTGCCTTTGTATTTGGTGTTGTATATGACGGTAGCATTTGTGCTACCGTCATACCGCACCTATAAGCAAACAGGCATCAATCCGATAACATTTGGCAAAACGGATAACGCACACGATTACATCGGTTTTGTAATGAAAATATTGATAGCCTTGCTTTTTATAGCGGTATTCATTTATTCATTCAGCGATAAAGCATATCAGTATTTAGTACCCATTTCTTATTTAATGAAAGAGGTATTTTTGATAATTGGATTAATATTGATACACCTTTCACTATTCTGGATTTCAGTAGCCCAATACCAAATGAGCAACAGCTGGCGTATTGGTATCGATGAAAATTATAAAACCGAACTAATAACAAAAGGCTTATTTTCTTACAGCCGAAACCCTATTTTTTTAGGAATGATAATCAGTGTTGCCGGAATATTTTTTATACTGCCCAATGCACTTACATTTTTTCTGATGCTTGCAACTTACATCGTTATCCAAATTCAGATAAGATTGGAAGAAGAATTTTTAGAAAAACAACACGGAGAACAATATTTAATTTACAAACAAACTACTAAAAGACTACTATAA
- a CDS encoding heavy metal translocating P-type ATPase: protein MEHKHKYDAQGKQLCCTPQEEKIYTDANAKKLLEKHTDDDGHNHDHSDDDGHNHGSSDKSTFQMFLPAIISFALLMIAIALDNWLPQSWFTGWVRIVWYVVAYAPVGFPVIKEAFESIRKGDVFSEFLLMSIATIGAFAIGEYPEGVAVMLFYAVGEVFQTLAVTRAKANIKTLLDQRPDEVTILENNQAKTVKAETVNIGNIIQLKPGEKLGLDGELLSETASFNTAALTGESKPDTKTKGETVLAGMINLNTVAQVKVTTAYTDSKLSKILELVQNATAQKAPTELFIRKFAKIYTPIVVFLAIAICLFPMVFVENYEFKTWLYRALVFLVISCPCALVISIPLGYFGGIGAASKNGILFKGSNFLDAIADIKNVVMDKTGTMTEGVFKVQEVVLKSEFNKDEILKMVNALESQSTHPVATAIHQYVGEIDSSIKLENTEEIAGHGLKANVNGKELLVGNFKLMDKFNINYDLDPTTIVYTLIAIAYDGKFAGYITIADSIKEDAQLTIDKLKALGVKTTMLSGDKSTVVKFVADKLGINNAFGDLLPEDKVNKVKEIKAQNETVAFVGDGVNDAPVVALSDVGIAMGGLGSDATIETADVVIQDDKPSKIPMAINIGKQTKKIVWQNIILAFAVKAIVLVLGAGGLATMWEAVFADVGVALLAILNAVRIQRMKF from the coding sequence ATGGAACATAAACATAAATACGATGCACAAGGCAAACAGCTTTGTTGCACCCCACAAGAAGAAAAAATATATACCGATGCCAATGCAAAAAAGCTATTGGAAAAACATACCGACGATGATGGGCACAATCACGACCACTCCGACGACGACGGTCATAACCACGGAAGTAGCGATAAATCTACCTTTCAAATGTTTTTACCAGCCATCATCAGTTTCGCATTATTGATGATTGCAATTGCTTTAGATAATTGGCTTCCTCAATCTTGGTTTACAGGTTGGGTAAGGATTGTTTGGTATGTGGTAGCCTATGCACCTGTAGGATTTCCAGTAATTAAAGAAGCATTTGAAAGCATTAGAAAAGGCGATGTGTTTTCAGAATTTTTATTGATGAGCATTGCCACCATCGGAGCTTTTGCCATTGGCGAATATCCGGAAGGGGTTGCCGTAATGTTGTTTTATGCCGTTGGCGAAGTGTTCCAAACATTGGCTGTAACAAGAGCCAAAGCCAATATTAAAACCTTGCTCGACCAAAGACCCGATGAAGTAACAATTTTAGAAAACAATCAGGCAAAAACGGTAAAAGCTGAAACCGTAAACATCGGAAATATCATCCAATTAAAACCCGGAGAAAAATTAGGATTAGACGGAGAATTATTATCCGAAACAGCATCATTCAACACCGCTGCATTGACAGGAGAAAGCAAGCCCGACACCAAAACCAAAGGCGAAACCGTATTGGCTGGAATGATAAATTTAAACACCGTTGCACAGGTAAAAGTAACCACCGCTTATACCGATAGCAAGCTTTCTAAAATTTTGGAACTGGTACAAAATGCCACCGCCCAAAAAGCGCCCACCGAATTATTCATCAGAAAATTTGCAAAAATCTACACGCCGATTGTTGTGTTTTTAGCGATTGCAATTTGTCTTTTTCCGATGGTGTTTGTAGAAAATTATGAGTTTAAAACTTGGCTGTACAGAGCATTGGTATTCTTGGTTATTTCTTGTCCGTGTGCTTTGGTCATCAGTATTCCTTTAGGTTATTTTGGTGGAATTGGAGCCGCTTCCAAGAATGGAATTTTGTTTAAAGGAAGCAACTTTTTAGATGCCATTGCCGATATTAAAAACGTAGTAATGGACAAAACGGGTACAATGACCGAGGGCGTTTTCAAAGTTCAGGAAGTGGTATTAAAATCTGAATTTAATAAAGATGAAATCCTGAAAATGGTCAACGCTCTGGAAAGCCAAAGTACACATCCGGTCGCAACAGCTATTCATCAATACGTAGGCGAAATTGACAGCTCAATAAAGTTAGAAAATACCGAAGAAATCGCAGGTCACGGTTTGAAAGCCAATGTAAATGGAAAAGAATTATTGGTCGGGAATTTTAAGTTGATGGATAAATTCAACATCAATTATGATTTAGACCCGACCACAATTGTTTACACCCTAATTGCCATTGCTTACGATGGGAAATTTGCAGGATATATTACCATTGCAGACAGCATCAAAGAAGATGCACAGCTTACAATTGACAAACTGAAAGCATTAGGCGTAAAAACCACAATGTTGAGCGGAGACAAAAGCACCGTAGTAAAATTTGTTGCAGATAAATTAGGAATTAATAATGCTTTTGGCGATTTATTACCCGAAGACAAAGTAAATAAAGTAAAAGAAATAAAAGCCCAAAACGAAACCGTAGCATTCGTAGGCGATGGCGTGAACGACGCACCAGTAGTAGCTTTGAGCGATGTAGGAATTGCAATGGGTGGTTTAGGAAGTGATGCCACCATCGAAACTGCAGATGTGGTTATTCAGGATGATAAGCCAAGCAAAATCCCGATGGCAATCAATATTGGGAAGCAAACAAAAAAAATAGTTTGGCAAAATATCATTTTAGCATTTGCTGTAAAAGCAATCGTTTTAGTACTTGGCGCAGGTGGTTTAGCCACAATGTGGGAAGCCGTTTTTGCTGATGTTGGTGTGGCTTTATTGGCAATTTTAAACGCTGTACGCATACAAAGGATGAAATTTTAA
- a CDS encoding TonB-dependent receptor produces the protein MKKILFMSFFMTLNLCVFAQNTFNAVVRNSENKNPLIGVTASIKGTSLAATSNENGQIIIVNVPDGVQEIHFSYVGFYERIDTLEFPLKDTSVIEILLKENSEELDEVVISSTRSTRSIQNIPTRIEFIGSEELGEKGNMKPGDIRMLLAESTGIHVQTTSPTSANASIRIQGLDGRYTQILKDGFPIFSGASSGLGLLQIPPLDLKQVEVIKGSTSTLYGGGAIAGLVNLISKTPTEERDLRFHLNGTSGGGLDINGFYGQKFKKIGTTIFASHNRNEAYDPAKIGFSAIPKFERFVLNPKLFVYFNDKTKMNFGVNTTIENRLGGDMLYIKGKGDNTHQYFEKNKTQRYSTQFVFDHLINEKSSFQIKNSVSYFNRNTTIPNYQFEGTQTATFTEANYTNSTEKSEWVAGVNIWTDNFKEKQITAFPLRDYSQNTFGAFVQNSFKATDWLQLEAGLRTDYVIDYGAVFLPRVSALFKIANGLTSRIGGGFGYKTPTIFTEESERLQYQNVMPIDNKINKLEKSYGANADINYRTYIGEDWSFSINQLFFYTYLDNPLLLENPSANLYQFVNSPGYIHTKGTETNIKIGYDDLKLFLGYTYTDARLNQNGMTVESPLTPKHRINSILMYEIEDKWKVGLEAYYFSPQKLNNGTTGKGYFITGFMAEKIWERFSLYINFENFLDTRQTRFGSIYTGTITNPVFKDIYAPLDGFVINGGIKFKL, from the coding sequence ATGAAAAAAATACTCTTTATGTCATTTTTTATGACACTAAATCTCTGTGTCTTTGCACAAAACACATTTAATGCTGTTGTTAGAAACAGTGAAAACAAAAATCCTTTGATTGGTGTGACAGCATCTATAAAAGGAACCTCGCTTGCCGCTACATCAAACGAAAACGGTCAAATCATAATAGTAAATGTTCCTGATGGTGTACAGGAAATACATTTTAGTTACGTAGGCTTTTATGAACGTATTGATACACTGGAATTTCCATTAAAGGACACCAGCGTTATTGAAATCTTACTCAAAGAAAATTCAGAAGAATTGGATGAAGTGGTTATATCTTCTACAAGAAGTACAAGGAGCATACAAAATATTCCAACCCGTATTGAATTTATCGGAAGTGAGGAATTGGGAGAAAAAGGAAATATGAAACCTGGGGATATTCGTATGCTTTTGGCGGAAAGTACAGGTATTCACGTACAAACCACTTCGCCTACCAGTGCCAATGCAAGTATCCGTATTCAGGGGCTTGACGGACGATATACGCAAATTCTAAAAGACGGCTTCCCTATTTTTTCGGGTGCTTCAAGCGGATTAGGTTTGTTGCAAATTCCACCGCTTGACTTAAAGCAGGTTGAAGTTATCAAAGGTTCTACATCTACGCTGTATGGTGGTGGAGCAATAGCAGGTTTGGTAAACCTAATTTCCAAGACACCAACGGAAGAAAGGGATTTGCGTTTTCATTTAAACGGAACATCAGGCGGAGGTTTAGACATCAACGGTTTTTACGGACAGAAGTTTAAGAAAATCGGAACAACCATATTTGCTTCGCATAATAGAAACGAAGCTTACGACCCTGCAAAAATTGGTTTTTCTGCCATTCCAAAATTTGAACGTTTTGTACTGAACCCTAAATTGTTTGTTTATTTCAATGATAAAACAAAAATGAATTTCGGTGTCAATACAACTATCGAAAACCGTTTGGGAGGTGATATGCTTTACATCAAAGGTAAAGGAGATAACACGCATCAGTATTTCGAGAAAAATAAAACACAACGCTATTCCACTCAATTTGTTTTCGACCATTTGATTAATGAAAAAAGTTCTTTTCAAATTAAAAACAGCGTGAGTTATTTTAACCGAAATACAACAATTCCCAACTATCAGTTTGAGGGAACACAAACCGCAACTTTTACAGAAGCAAATTATACCAACAGTACAGAAAAATCGGAATGGGTAGCCGGGGTCAATATTTGGACAGACAATTTTAAAGAAAAGCAGATTACTGCATTTCCGTTGAGGGATTACAGCCAAAACACATTCGGAGCTTTCGTTCAAAATTCTTTTAAGGCTACTGATTGGCTTCAATTAGAAGCGGGTTTAAGAACGGATTACGTGATAGATTACGGAGCTGTATTTTTGCCAAGAGTATCTGCATTGTTTAAGATTGCAAACGGATTGACTTCACGTATTGGAGGTGGATTTGGGTATAAAACACCAACCATTTTTACAGAAGAAAGCGAACGCCTACAATATCAAAATGTAATGCCTATTGACAACAAAATCAATAAATTGGAAAAAAGTTATGGAGCAAATGCAGACATCAATTACCGCACCTACATTGGGGAAGATTGGTCATTTAGCATAAACCAATTGTTCTTTTACACCTATCTGGATAATCCCTTGTTACTTGAAAACCCCTCTGCAAATCTGTATCAGTTCGTTAATTCTCCAGGTTATATTCATACTAAAGGAACAGAAACCAATATTAAAATTGGTTACGATGACCTGAAATTATTTTTGGGATACACTTATACAGATGCTCGATTAAACCAAAATGGAATGACTGTAGAAAGCCCGTTAACGCCAAAGCACCGCATTAATTCCATCCTGATGTATGAAATAGAAGACAAATGGAAAGTTGGTCTGGAAGCCTATTATTTCAGTCCTCAAAAACTGAATAATGGAACTACGGGCAAAGGTTACTTTATTACCGGGTTTATGGCTGAAAAGATTTGGGAAAGATTTTCTCTGTACATCAACTTTGAAAACTTCCTTGACACCCGACAAACACGCTTTGGTAGCATTTATACAGGAACAATAACCAATCCGGTTTTTAAAGACATTTATGCACCTTTGGACGGATTTGTGATTAACGGAGGAATAAAATTCAAGCTTTAA